Proteins from a single region of Fundidesulfovibrio magnetotacticus:
- a CDS encoding branched-chain amino acid ABC transporter permease gives MGKSLTVPALLAALLLMAVAAAKMGILGQYAITFLCSMGIFIILSASLNLVNGYMGEFSCGHAGFMAVGAYASSILGVFLFVPDQVFGQPLLSMAWSPWAFPIVLAAGFVAAALAGLVVAIPSFKTRGDYLAVITLAAGYIIKSAIENVEAVGGPRGFMGMGKIVQGMDAVAKLPWMLVWIFLGVVFTIWILRRFVYSTLGKGVMAIHQDEVAAEIMSVNTNKMKLIAFMLSSGLAGLAGGLFAYMVSFVNPASFTILRSTECLVMVYLGGMGSLTGSVLSAIVFAVMLEFLKPLEQLKWVAIPLLLILLMQFRPEGIMGNRELSDIFPKLKRYYRFK, from the coding sequence ATGGGCAAGTCACTCACCGTTCCGGCTCTCCTGGCAGCCCTGCTGCTGATGGCCGTGGCCGCCGCCAAGATGGGCATTCTGGGCCAGTACGCCATCACCTTTCTGTGCAGCATGGGCATCTTCATCATCCTTTCGGCCAGCCTGAACCTCGTCAACGGCTACATGGGCGAGTTCAGCTGCGGCCACGCCGGGTTCATGGCCGTGGGGGCCTACGCCTCCTCCATCCTGGGCGTGTTCCTCTTCGTGCCGGACCAGGTGTTCGGCCAGCCGCTGCTCTCCATGGCATGGAGCCCATGGGCCTTCCCGATCGTCCTTGCGGCTGGCTTCGTGGCCGCCGCCCTGGCCGGGCTCGTGGTGGCCATCCCCTCCTTCAAGACGCGCGGCGACTACCTGGCCGTGATCACCCTGGCGGCGGGCTACATCATCAAGAGCGCCATCGAAAACGTTGAGGCCGTGGGCGGCCCACGGGGATTCATGGGCATGGGCAAGATCGTCCAGGGCATGGACGCCGTGGCCAAGCTCCCCTGGATGCTCGTGTGGATCTTCCTGGGCGTGGTGTTCACCATCTGGATTCTGCGCCGCTTCGTCTACTCCACGCTCGGCAAGGGCGTGATGGCCATCCACCAGGACGAGGTGGCCGCCGAGATCATGAGCGTGAACACCAACAAGATGAAGCTCATCGCCTTCATGCTCTCCTCCGGGCTCGCGGGCCTGGCGGGCGGGCTCTTCGCCTACATGGTGAGCTTCGTGAACCCGGCCTCCTTCACCATCCTGCGCTCCACCGAGTGTCTGGTGATGGTCTACCTGGGCGGCATGGGCTCGCTCACGGGGTCGGTGCTCTCGGCCATCGTCTTCGCGGTGATGCTCGAATTCCTCAAGCCCCTGGAGCAGCTCAAATGGGTGGCCATCCCCCTGCTGCTCATCCTGCTCATGCAGTTCCGGCCCGAAGGCATCATGGGCAACCGCGAGCTCTCGGACATCTTCCCCAAACTCAAGCGCTACTACAGGTTCAAATAG
- a CDS encoding ABC transporter ATP-binding protein: MMLCVSNLKVKYGNIEALHGVSFTVEKGEIVTLIGANGAGKTTTLLTIARLGPPEGPRVTEGDVTLNGQSLLPVPPHQVVANLRMALVPEGRHIFGNLSVMDNLTLATYARQDKDRAAKDLDFVFELFPRLSERRKQRSESLSGGEQQMLAVGRALMSGADFILLDEPSMGLAPLLMYDMFRTLKKLNQQGMTILLVEQNARLALDFAHRGYVLDTGRIVAQGPCDELRDNPDVKKAYLGG; the protein is encoded by the coding sequence CTGATGCTTTGCGTCTCCAATCTCAAGGTCAAATACGGCAACATCGAGGCCCTGCACGGCGTGAGCTTCACCGTGGAGAAGGGCGAGATCGTCACCCTCATCGGCGCCAACGGCGCGGGCAAGACCACCACGCTGTTGACCATCGCCCGCCTGGGGCCGCCCGAAGGACCCCGCGTCACCGAGGGCGACGTGACCCTGAACGGACAGAGCCTGCTCCCCGTGCCGCCCCATCAGGTGGTGGCCAACCTGCGCATGGCCCTGGTTCCCGAAGGACGCCACATCTTCGGCAACCTCTCCGTGATGGACAACCTCACCCTGGCCACCTACGCCCGCCAGGACAAAGACCGCGCCGCCAAAGACCTGGACTTCGTCTTCGAGCTCTTCCCCAGGCTGTCGGAGCGCCGCAAGCAGCGCTCCGAGTCGCTCTCGGGCGGCGAGCAGCAGATGCTGGCCGTGGGACGCGCCCTCATGAGCGGGGCCGACTTCATCCTCCTGGACGAACCCAGCATGGGCCTGGCCCCCCTGCTCATGTACGACATGTTCCGCACCCTCAAGAAGCTCAACCAGCAGGGCATGACCATCCTCCTGGTGGAGCAGAACGCCCGTCTGGCCCTGGATTTCGCCCACCGGGGCTATGTGCTGGACACCGGACGCATCGTGGCCCAGGGCCCCTGCGACGAACTGCGCGACAACCCGGACGTGAAGAAGGCCTATCTTGGCGGTTGA
- a CDS encoding ABC transporter ATP-binding protein, whose amino-acid sequence MALLEITDLTQRFGGLIAVNDFSVRLEGRELNALIGPNGAGKTTVFNLVSGFYQPSSGSITINGVNTRGMKPHQVTSLGVARTFQNIRLWNDMTVLDNIRVSQHSRLGYSLADSILRTKRYADREAAIERTAMELLEFMGMKDLANEFPPNLSYGTQRKVEIARALSTKPKLLLLDEPAAGLPSSDVVELIRLIEWIYKEFDLAIWMIEHQMTVVMSLCKWIKVIDFGATIAEGNPEDIRNNPTVIKAYLGDEAI is encoded by the coding sequence ATGGCCCTGCTCGAAATCACCGATCTCACCCAGCGCTTCGGCGGGCTCATCGCGGTCAACGACTTCTCGGTGCGCCTTGAAGGCCGGGAATTGAACGCCCTCATCGGACCCAACGGAGCGGGCAAGACCACCGTGTTCAACCTGGTCAGCGGCTTCTACCAGCCCTCGTCGGGTTCCATAACGATCAACGGCGTGAACACCCGGGGCATGAAGCCCCACCAGGTGACCAGCCTGGGCGTGGCCCGCACCTTCCAGAACATCCGCCTCTGGAACGACATGACCGTGCTCGACAACATCCGCGTGAGCCAGCACTCCCGCCTGGGCTACTCCCTGGCCGACTCCATCCTGCGCACGAAGCGCTACGCCGACCGCGAAGCCGCCATCGAGCGCACCGCCATGGAGCTGCTGGAATTCATGGGCATGAAGGACCTGGCCAACGAGTTCCCCCCCAACCTCTCCTACGGCACCCAGCGCAAGGTGGAGATCGCGCGCGCCCTCTCCACCAAGCCCAAGCTCCTGCTCCTGGACGAGCCCGCCGCGGGCCTGCCCTCCTCCGACGTGGTGGAGCTCATCCGCCTGATCGAATGGATCTACAAGGAGTTTGACCTGGCCATCTGGATGATCGAACACCAGATGACCGTGGTCATGAGCCTGTGCAAATGGATCAAGGTGATCGACTTCGGCGCCACCATCGCCGAGGGCAACCCCGAGGACATCCGCAACAACCCCACGGTGATCAAAGCCTACCTGGGCGACGAGGCCATCTGA